The Podospora pseudocomata strain CBS 415.72m chromosome 1 map unlocalized CBS415.72m_1, whole genome shotgun sequence genome has a segment encoding these proteins:
- a CDS encoding uncharacterized protein (EggNog:ENOG503NYFP; COG:K) produces the protein MKLNFRGCVTAGVVRNLMGGFHSRRGATSELGTLGWSADFLRPDIRPLSIGDRPQKSRQHQQDRRQAEQTTTGMDISALDPMLRSSNGGSGSGNGSTSTSSNGPGNAPTPPAPVHGALSAQPPASSLNAQHHHDRLPQLQAHHPQQQHQLRPQQQQWQPPHHHQPQIPHTNHPTSAFSPQTPASTATVNTSSTPANTTAPSSIAVNTPNNSYHHHNSPGDEHHSPGGAGGGLDPKKPRACESCRGLKVRCDPDPADPDGPCKRCAKAKRECVITQPTRKRAKKTDSRVAELEKKIDMLTASLQATRPQTSGTSTGGLHGPGSDPQAHQAAQALVSSADWRGTSHDQSGGRPGTDYGRYAGGGERYGQQQSMSTSLPPLSSTISSSTPAVAGQKRKMTQVTGEEERAAVALAGANFKSEDGAAKVADVVDRGILTMNTAEELFMRYTQQMCYHLPGVVFPAGVTVGEVRANKPILFLSLMAAASSEIPSLQKTLTKELMQVFAEKIIVDGHKSLELVQALQVAVIWYWPPDRFEELKFYQLVHVAAVMAIEIGLGTKKMSRGGFKRHVSQAWRDHPMRGTPLDPTTLEARRAWLTCYFLATNTAMALHRANLIRWTPFMAECIDVLESSPEAVPTDKYFCHLVWTHKLAEEVGIQFSMDDPSSTPNIADSRTQYALKGFERELERYSENIPRELQQPSLKMSFHVISLYMHEIATHSDCPDDCRLGPNPDTPLASDAPLTQAHINALSACLTAIDGIFDTFLSLDVHTTRCLPVFNFVRVAYAVVVLIKLYFAASSTKSELGKVINKDHMKVEQHLDKLLEKFRATAAEDRSRPAAKFLLVLVMLRSWFQKQKQNQSGTGSNGSNTASDTPQSSLQTPSYPGPSGTDSKHPNVPTPVPSQTPQPTYPPVASTPLQLLSEMAAASANGASSRPNNDQGILPPSSSSSSGAMQQNWGNYPPPQQQQQPDTSNAFEIPGMGNPAWMLNNTFFPGDTFDFPGLGDGFAQAMDMTLGGFMDGTLTTAEDGVLRYEQPGTGGQQQQWYGGGDLMNGAVAGGAGGGGGGPAGGGYGF, from the exons ATGAAATTAAATTTTCGCGGGTGTGTAACAGCGGGTGTAGTACGCAATTTAATGGGAGGATTCCATTCTCGGCGCGGCGCCACTTCTGAACTCGGGACTCTCGGTTGGAGCGCCGACTTTCTTCGCCCTGACATTCGACCGCTCAGCATCGGTGATCGGCCTCAGAAAAGCCGTCAGCATCAGCAAGACCGTCGGCAGGCCGAACAAACAACCACCGGCATGGACATCTCGGCGCTTGACCCCATGCTCCGCAGCAGTAACGGCGGCAGTGGAAGCGGCAACGGCAGCACCAGCACTTCCAGCAACGGCCCAGGCAATgcgccaacacctccagcccCCGTTCATGGAGCGCTGAGCGCCCAGCCGCCAGCGAGCTCGCTGAAcgcacaacaccaccatgatAGGCTGCCCCAACTCcaagcccatcatccccagcagcagcatcaatTGCGcccgcagcaacagcaatggcaaccaccacatcatcaccaaccccaaatTCCCCACACTAACCATCCAACATCGGCATTCTCCCCACAAACACCTGCATCAACCGCAACCGTCAACACCTCGTCCACTCCAGCCAATACCACGGCCCCCAGCTCCATTGCTGTCAACACCCCTAACAATtcatatcaccaccacaacagtCCCGGTGATGAGCACCACTCTCCAggcggcgctggcggtgggCTAGATCCCAAAAAGCCCCGTGCCTGTGAATCATGCAGAGGTCTCAAAGTTCGTTGTGACCCAGACCCGGCTGACCCAGATGGCCCTTGCAAGAGATGTGCCAAAGCCAAACGCGAGTGCGTTATCACCCAGCCCACGAGGAAACGGGCTAAGAAAACGGACTCACGGGTGgcggagctggagaagaagattgatATGTTGACTGCTAGTTTGCAGGCCACCAGACCGCAAACTTCTGGCACATCGACAGGAGGGCTTCACGGGCCAGGTTCAGATCCCCAGGCTCACCAAGCTGCTCAGGCTCTGGTATCTTCAGCGGATTGGAGAGGAACTAGCCATGATCAAAGCGGCGGCCGACCTGGTACGGATTATGGGAGGTatgcgggtggtggtgaacggtatgggcagcagcagtcaaTGTCGACATCTCTGCCTCCGCTGTCGTCGACGATATCGTCTTCAACTCCCGCTGTAGCTGgccagaagaggaagatgacacAGGTTaccggcgaggaagagagagcTGCTGTTGCACTGGCTGGAGCAAACTTCAAAAGTGAGGACGGTGCTGCCAAGGTGGCAGATGTGGTTGATCGGGGCATCTTGACCATGAATACGGCTGAAGAGTTGTTCATGAGGTACACACAGCAGATGTGCTATCATCtccctggtgttgtgttTCCGGCTGGGGTCACGGTGGGGGAGGTTCGGGCAAACAAGCCCATCTTGTTTTTATCACTGATGGCGGCTGCTTCGTCTGAGATTCCGTCTTTGCAAAAAACACTGACAAAGGAGCTAATGCAAGTCTTTGCCGAGAAAATCATTGTGGACGGCCACAAGAGCTTGGAGCTTGTACAAGCCTTACAGGTGGCTGTTATTTGGTActggccgccagatcgaTTTGAGGAGCTCAAGTTTTATCAACTTGTTCATGTAGCTGCTGTGATGGCTATTGAGATTGGACTGGGGACCAAGAAGATGTCGAGAGGTGGGTTTAAACGACACGTCTCTCAGGCTTGGAGAGACCACCCCATGCGCGGGACACCGCTTGATCCGACAACACTGGAGGCGAGAAGAGCGTGGTTGACGTGTTATTTTTTGGCCACGAACACGGCAATGGCACTTCATCGGGCGAATCTGATTAGGTGGACGCCGTTCATGGCAGAGTGTATCGACGTGCTGGAGTCTTCCCCTGAGGCTGTGCCGACTGACAAGTATTTCTGTCATTTGGTTTGGACGCAcaagcttgccgaggaggtcggGATTCAGTTTTCCATGGACGATCCTTCGTCTACGCCGAATATTGCTGATTCCAGGACCCAATATGCGCTGAAGGGATTTGAAAGGGAGCTGGAGAGATACAGTGAGAATATTCCAAGGGAGTTACAGCAGC CGTCTTTAAAGATGAGCTTCCACGTTATCAGCCTCTACATGCACGAGATCGCAACCCATAGCGATTGTCCTGATGACTGTAGGCTGGGACCCAACCCAGACACGCCACTGGCCTCGGATGCCCCTCTCACACAGGCACATATCAACGCCCTCTCCGCCTGTCTTACCGCCATCGACGGCATCTTTGACACATTTCTCTCACTTGACGTCCACACGACACGGTGCCTCCCAGTTTTCAATTTTGTCCGCGTGGCCTATGCCGTCGTCGTGCTCATCAAGCTCTActtcgccgcctcctccacaaaaaGTGAGCTCGGCAAGGTGATCAACAAGGACCACATGAAAGTGGAGCAGCACCTCGACAAACTCCTCGAGAAATTCCGCGCCACCGCAGCAGAAGACAGAAGTCGACCCGCCGCGAagttcctcctcgtcctggTTATGCTCCGGTCTTGGTTCCAAAAGCAGAAACAGAACCAAAGCGGCACTGGCTCCAACGGCTCCAACACCGCAAGCGACACCCCCCAATCCTCTCTCCAAACACCCTCTTACCCAGGCCCGTCAGGGACTGACAGTAAACACCCCAACGTCCCCACTCCagtcccctcccaaaccccccaaccaacctacCCACCCGTCGCTAGCACCCCCCTTCAACTCTTATCAGAAATGGCGGCCGCCTCTGCAAACGGTGCCTCCTCCCGCCCCAATAATGATCAGGGtatcctccctccttcttcttcatcatcatcggggGCAATGCAACAAAACTGGGGTAATTACCCcccacctcaacaacaacaacagcctgaTACTTCCAATGCATTTGAAATTCCCGGGATGGGCAACCCGGCCTGGATGCTGAACAATACCTTTTTTCCTGGGGACACGTTTGATTTccctgggttgggggatgggtTCGCGCAGGCGATGGATATGACGCTTGGTGGTTTTATGGACGGGACATTGACCAcggcggaggatggggttttGAGGTATGAGCAGCCGGGGACCGgggggcagcaacaacagtggtatggagggggggatttgatgaatggtgctgttgctgggggggcggggggaggaggaggtgggccggcgggaggggggtatggcttttga
- a CDS encoding uncharacterized protein (EggNog:ENOG503PI0H): protein MPDPAPRQVSISITIYHRHNIHHSPVMALYERDKSRHKKYLYLDPPRPGLHERRRKVTTIVPARVPTPPPPVVLQPLPPPLPSVVVEPCPPPPPPPPPPPAPIEEDDTIDVIAVDVDPSETSKSSKSRKSRRKRRSHSPRRETREREVIIERERLVPYEVHVPYPVDRERIVEVEVPVPYPVEREKVVEVEVPMPYPVEKEKVVEVEVPVPYEVQVPVPYEVKVPVPMLPAPRTPSPPLRKRETYRYVEGLESKIPMREVRGVEGLESRRPESGIRGVEGLESRIPMREVRGVEGLDRRGPESGIRGVEGLESKRPESGIRGVDGLENRRPESGIRGVDGLENRRPESGIRGVDGLESRRPESGIRGVDGLESRRPESGIRGVEGLESKVPTGGIRGVEGLESHVPKGGIRGVEGTESRVPRESIRGVDGLESRVPTGGIRGVEGIESRVPRESIRGVEGMESRVPRDSIRGVEGMESRVPRDSIRGVEGMESRVPRDSIRGVEGMESRVPRDSIRGVEGMDSRVPRSSVRRLSRMRDRSCDSQSSVDERDRVRITVAERERERIRRESSVSSAGGREYRHERRGGCDCHHYYGHGRHGPDCEHIHIHSRERIYERDRNSDVSLMREESRGRYGDFRC from the exons ATGCCCGACCCAGCACCCCGACAAG TCTCAATATCCATTACTATCTATCACCGCCACAACATCCATCACTCGCCCGTCATGGCCCTCTACGAACGCGACAAATCCCGCCACAAGAAGTACCTCTACCTCGACCCCCCTCGCCCCGGCCTCCACGAGCGCCGCCGCAAAGTAACCACCATCGTCCCGGCCCGGgtacccacccctcctccccccgttgtcctccaacctcttcctccccccctcccctccg taGTTGTCGAACCAtgccccccccctccccctccaccccctccacccccagccccaaTAGAAGAAGACGACACAATCGACGTCATAGCCGTAGACGTCGACCCCTCCGAAACGTCCAAATCTTCCAAATCCCGCAAATCCCGCCGCAAAAGGCGTTCCCACTCCCCTCGCAGGGAAACTCGCGAAAGGGAGGTGATCATCGAGCGGGAACGGCTTGTCCCTTATGAGGTTCACGTGCCTTACCCTGTTGATAGGGAGCGGattgtggaggtggaggttcCGGTTCCTTAcccggtggagagggagaaggttgttgaggtggaggtgccgaTGCCGTATCcggttgagaaggagaaggtggtggaggtggaggtgccggtgccgtATGAGGTTCAGGTGCCGGTGCCGTATGAGGTCAAGGTGCCGGTTCCGATGCTGCCGGCGCCGAGGACGCCGAGCCCgccgttgaggaagagggagacgTATAGGTAtgttgaggggttggagagtaAGATTCCGATGAGGGAGGtcaggggggtggaggggttggagagtaGGAGGCCGGAGAGTGGGAttaggggggtggaggggttggagagtaGGATTccgatgagggaggtgagaggggtggaagggttGGATAGGAGGGGGCCGGAGAGTGGGAttaggggggtggagggactTGAAAGTAAGAGGCCGGAGAGTGGTATTAGAGGTGTGGATGGATTGGAAAATCGGAGACCGGAGAGTGGAATCAGAGGCGTGGATGGATTGGAAAATCGGAGGCCGGAGAGTGGAATCAGGGGCGTGGATGGCTTGGAAAGTCGGAGGCCGGAGAGTGGAATCAGGGGCGTGGATGGCTTGGAAAGTCGGAGACCGGAGAGTGGAATCAGAGGTGTCGAGGGGCTTGAAAGCAAGGTCCCTACTGGAGGTATCAGAGGAGTTGAAGGGCTGGAGAGTCATGTTCCTAAGGGAGGTATCAGAGGAGTAGAAGGAACCGAGAGCAGAGTCCCTAGGGAAAGCATTAGGGGTGTGGACGGATTGGAAAGCAGGGTTCCTACTGGTGGCATTCGGGGTGTGGAGGGCATAGAGAGCAGAGTGCCACGTGAAAGTATTAGGGGCGTTGAGGGTATGGAGAGCAGAGTACCGCGAGACAGTATTAGAGGTGTTGAAGGCATGGAAAGCAGGGTACCAAGAGATAGTATCAGGGGCGTCGAAGGCATGGAAAGTAGGGTTCCCCGGGACAGCATCAGGGGTGTCGAAGGAATGGAAAGCAGAGTCCCCAGAGATAGCATTCGCGGCGTCGAGGGTATGGATAGCAGAGTGCCTCGAAGCAGTGTGAGAAGGCTGAGCAGGATGAGGGATAGGAGCTGCGATAGTCAGAGCTCTGTGGATGAGAGGGACAGGGTGAGGATTACAGTtgcggagagggagcgggagaggaTAAGAAGGGAGAGTTCGGTGTCGAGTGCGGGAGGCAGGGAGTACAGGCACGAACGTCGTGGCGGATGTGATTGCCACCACTACTATGGCCATGGTCGACACGGGCCTGATTGTGAGCATATCCATATTCACAGCAGAGAGCGGATTTATGAGAGAGACAGGAATAGCGACGTCAGTCTCATGAGGGAGGAGTCTCGAGGACGGTATGGGGATTTTAGGTGTTGA
- the BEM3 gene encoding Rho GTPase activating protein (EggNog:ENOG503NVRI; COG:T), with product MSQLDHDQHHHHPDGRSSVASTPPRSMDSSFQDSPTIGRTQVLTHGYSSNSPSSSPLSAANPRSRPKPAPSPLHSSSVVSPPTSPGPTRAEFPSAASVPRIVTTAPEDRQAQASEKTYFNSDSSGSTTPEERSPGPAPSSSQQFPNEARSASDPVVAAKGPSGGLTQSQSTPSIMAGPSSVRAEPAKGPARNSSMDSAISQISSRSTPNKTPQDAAGSTDIAHLIKTAGSAEAVIQYLLKEKQSQSQQNSQLWRLVDKQRAMILGLNKDLERALKDKEKYRKKLKEVLGDAEAPFIPAVPAASSMQGPARHETGEASAIPKERVLEVPASPGLDAPKHSPIDVSMAPYPITPPADQMTLLLPPSTVGDLLDPSHSMPKASEHALDQYDHEAQEREAEEAAKETTDDQVDLRINLDLPPSRQTPREPPKMPPPKLPVGLPDRSPKPEDGVSKFPLPPAPPPRKPPPAPLQLKNMNPTPAIVAPEEAETDTDYDDILEVDEIPHHERRGRRRTREEDERDREIMAQKEAEMRSLSKKSKKSSSRKNTPEEEPPLPAEMPEMPASPRLVQTTKVLPPREPASLAGVLSGNSDSLAPPMALMSPGLPASPRPMPLKSPVTSPPLSPLGISTFAGAPLSPRPPREPLALKSPRPLLIVKQEAQISGEASPTSSTMDSPLERTKIFKGFVTEEYPDLLLPPNALPHITLKVASSRMKPSRASLLSLTQLEEDPVFTLAVSSRADGGELWRVEKDTASLAKLDSRLKQCPAFTAKTPDRSLFSGHAPAKLDARRVALNQYLEELLNTPLDTATALELCKYLSSNTLPPNADETGSSRSDANPESQRTGPGGRPFRTGYLTKRGKNFGGWKARYFILDGPLLKYYETPGGAHLGTVKLQKAQIGKQSHHNNDGSPARPKDDEAENQYRHAFLILERKKKDPNSTTRHVLCAESDLERDQWVDALLRWVDYEDPEDEDNAKKEHPHDRHSAHADRANASKKKGQGKQNSIADDKLIGVSYEATRQGDSPQGVPIKGAPSGQDHESTHSQSTASSYTISGPRDPQMMTSSESWGNKLAMATQQLSQEEKKARKRSFFGFGPKARNSGDGQDSIFGSDGGSIANGQTGNGYNGPVRQVFGASLAEAVRYCAPADVRVPLPAVVYRCIQYLEHKNATSEEGIFRLSGSSVVIKQLKERFNTEGDINLVTDPQYYDIHAVASLLKLYLRELPITILTNDLRLEFIATIEITNQKQKHALLAELVDRLPQANAALLKYLISFLIKIINNASVNKMTVRNVGIVFSPTLNIPAPIFAAFLQNFEPIFGVDPTEYELPTTEPDNLQPQPRRPSLPSSFTSDAPRRPSDPRPSTSHSDSPHRHRLMESLDSLPNRSTPTPPPLSMQQMAQMNAATMHSRSTPTPPPQRPGVVYEPQLMAPPQQQQQGGHFSMRPAYEGSFNAPPPNFDPTQMQHPGALRPSPGYDRPVYESGLSPAPYEHSYKNRRESSMFMGSLNQQPSKSRLRE from the exons ATGTCACAGCTCGACCAcgaccaacatcaccaccaccccgacgGCCGCTCTTCTGTGGCCTCAACTCCACCCCGATCTATGGACTCTTCTTTCCAGGACAGCCCTACTATTGGGAGAACACAAGTACTGACCCACGGCTACTCGTCCAATAgcccatcttcctcgcccttgTCGGCGGCGAACCCTAG GTCCAGGCCGAAACCCGCACCGAGCCCGTTGCACTCGAGCAGCGTTGTTTCTCCGCCCACGAGTCCCGGCCCAACGAGAGCCGAGTTCCCATCTGCAGCCTCCGTCCCACGGATTGTAACGACAGCCCCCGAGGACCGCCAGGCGCAGGCATCCGAGAAAACATACTTTAACAGTGACTCCTCGGGTAGCACCACCCCAGAGGAGAGAAGTCCAGG ACCggctccctcttcctctcagCAATTCCCGAATGAGGCGCGCAGTGCCTCCGACCCCGTCGTAGCCGCCAAGGGCCCCTCAGGAGGACTTACTCAAAGCCAGTCTACACCCTCGATCATGGCCGGTCCGTCGAGCGTGCGGGCAGAGCCCGCCAAGGGTCCAGCGAGAAACTCTTCCATGGATTCCGCCATTTCTCAAATTTCATCGAGGTCGACTCCGAATAAGACGCCGCAGGACGCTGCTGGGTCGACGGATATTGCACACCTAATCAAGACGGCCGGCAGTGCCGAAGCGGTCATTCAGTACTTGTTGAAGGAAAAACAGTCCCAATCGCAACAAAATTCGCAGTTATGGCGGCTTGTCGACAAGCAAAGGGCCATGATTCTGGGCCTTAATAAGGATCTGGAGCGGGCGTTgaaggacaaagaaaagTACAGGAAAAAGCTGAAGGAAGTTCTAGGTGACGCAGAAGCACCGTTTATCCCAGCCGTTCCAGCGGCGAGCTCCATGCAAGGGCCAGCCAGACACGAAACCGGCGAAGCGAGTGCCATTCCAAAGGAGCGGGTGTTGGAAGTTCCTGCGTCACCAGGCTTGGACGCCCCAAAGCATTCGCCGATTGATGTTTCGATGGCCCCGTACCCAATCACTCCGCCGGCCGATCAAATGACTTTGCTTctgccgccatcaaccgTTGGCGATTTGCTTGACCCGTCTCATTCGATGCCAAAGGCAAGCGAGCACGCCCTCGACCAATACGACCACGAGGCCCAAGAAAGAGAAGCCGAAGAGGCTGCTAAGGAGACAACTGACGATCAAGTTGACTTGCGCATCAACCTCGATTTACCGCCCTCTCGTCAGACACCCCGAGAACCCCCCAAGATGCCCCCGCCAAAATTGCCTGTCGGATTGCCAGATCGGTCGCCCAAGCCGGAAGACGGCGTCTCGAAGTTCCCGTTACCCCCTGCCCCACCGCCACGGAAACCACCTCCGGCACCGCTCCAATTAAAAAATATGAATCCAACGCCGGCGATAGTTGcgccggaggaggctgagaCCGATACAGATTACGACGATATACTAGAAGTAGATGAGATTCCGCATCATGAACGGagaggacgccgaaggacacgagaggaggacgagcgAGACCGTGAGATCATGGCCCAAAAGGAAGCCGAGATGCGCAGCTTGTCcaagaagagcaaaaagAGCAGCAGTCGGAAGAACACACCAGAAGAGGAGCCACCACTTCCCGCGGAGATGCCCGAGATGCCCGCGAGCCCTAGGTTGGTTCAAACTACCAAGGTGCTCCCACCTCGGGAACCAGCGTCTCTGGCTGGTGTTCTCAGTGGGAACTCGGATTCTCTGGCACCGCCCATGGCATTGATGAGCCCAGGTCTTCCCGCGAGCCCAAGGCCAATGCCTCTGAAGTCACCAGTTACTTCGCCACCGCTCTCGCCCTTGGGGATTTCAACATTTGCCGGAGCACCTTTATCTCCTCGACCACCAC GAGAACCATTAGCGCTCAAATCACCAAGGCCGCTCCTCATCGTCAAGCAAGAGGCCCAAATCAGTGGTGAAGCGAGCCCAACCAGTTCTACCATGGATAGCCCTCTAGAAAGAACCAAGATTTTCAAGGGCTTTGTGACGGAGGAGTACCCAGACCTCCTGCTTCCACCCAACGCCCTTCCTCACATCACTCTCAAGGTTGCATCTTCGCGGATGAAACCTTCGAGGGCCAGTCTGCTTTCTTTGACGCAGCTCGAAGAGGACCCCGTTTTCACACTGGCGGTTTCGTCAAgggctgatggtggtgagctgTGGCGGGTTGAGAAAGACACTGCGTCACTTGCGAAGCTGGACTCGAGGCTTAAGCAATGTCCCGCATTTACTGCCAAGACTCCAGACAGATCTCTTTTCAGCGGTCATGCCCCTGCCAAACTTGATGCTCGGCGTGTGGCCCTGAATCAATATCTGGAGGAATTGCTCAACACGCCCCTGGATACCGCCACAGCACTCGAGTTGTGCAAGTATCTCTCTTCCAACACTTTGCCACCCAACGCAGATGAGACTGGAAGCTCGAGAAGTGACGCCAATCCCGAATCGCAGCGCACTGGGCCAGGCGGCAGACCTTTCCGGACTGGGTATTTAACCAAGCGAGGCAAGAACTTTGGCGGTTGGAAAGCCCGGTATTTTATTCTTGACGGGCCACTACTCAAGTACTATGAGACACCAGGCGGTGCACACTTGGGTACAGTAAAACTCCAAAAGGCTCAGATTGGAAAGCAATCTCATCACAACAACGACGGTTCCCCCGCTCGTCCCAAAGACGATGAGGCTGAGAACCAGTACCGCCATGCTTTTCTGATTTTGGAACGGAAAAAGAAAgaccccaacagcaccacgAGGCATGTTTTGTGTGCTGAGAGTGATCTGGAGCGTGATCAATGGGTCGATGCTTTGCTTCGCTGGGTGGATTATGAGGATCCAGAGGACGAGGATAACGCGAAGAAGGAACACCCTCACGATCGACACTCGGCACACGCCGACCGTGCCAACGCttcgaagaagaagggtcaAGGCAAGCAGAATTCGATTGCTGACGATAAGCTCATCGGAGTCAGCTATGAGGCCACGAGGCAAGGCGATTCTCCCCAAGGTGTGCCTATCAAGGGTGCGCCATCCGGGCAAGATCACGAATCGACTCACAGCCAGTCAACGGCATCTTCGTACACGATCTCTGGACCTCGGGATCCCCAGATGATGACATCTTCTGAATCATGGGGCAACAAGCTTGCCATGGCCACTCAACAGCTTAgccaggaggagaagaaggcgaggaaacGCAGCTTTTTCGGATTCGGTCCCAAGGCCAGAAACTCCGGTGATGGACAAGATTCAATCTTTGGTAGTGACGGTGGCAGCATTGCCAACGGACAGACTGGCAACGGGTACAACGGCCCTGTGCGCCAGGTATTTGGTGCCAGTCTTGCCGAGGCCGTGCGCTACTGTGCCCCAGCTGACGTTCGGGTACCGCTCCCTGCTGTCGTCTACAGATGCATCCAATATTTGGAGCACAAGAATGCCACCTCTGAGGAGGGCATCTTCCGTCTTAGCGGGTCCAGTGTCGTCATCAAGCAGCTCAAGGAACGTTTCAATACCGAGGGCGACATTAATCTGGTGACCGATCCGCAGTATTACGATATTCACGCGGTTGCGTCTCTGCTCAAGCTCTACCTCCGCGAGCTCCCAATTACGATCTTGACAAACGACCTGCGTCTGGAGTTCATCGCCACCATAGAAATCACGAaccagaagcagaagcatGCTCTTTTGGCTGAGCTTGTGGATCGTCTCCCTCAAGCCAACGCTGCTCTTTTGAAGTATTTAATTTCGTTCTTGATCAAGATCATCAACAATGCCAGCGTCAACAAGATGACAGTGCGAAACGTCGGCATTGTTTTCTCCCCGACCTTGAACATCCCCGCTCCTATCTTTGCAGCTTTCTTGCAGAACTTTGAGCCCATCTTTGGCGTCGACCCTACTGAATATGAGCTGCCTACTACTGAGCCCGACAATCTTCAGCCACAACCGCGCCGCCCATcactcccatcctccttcacctcggaTGCGCCACGACGTCCTTCGGATCCAAGGCCGTCAACCTCGCACAGTGATTCCCCTCACAGACACCGTTTAATGGAGTCATTGGATAGTCTGCCAAACAGGAGCACGCCCACGCCACCTCCCCTGTCGATGCAGCAAATGGCACAGATGAATGCTGCGACAATGCACTCGAGGAGCAcgcccacccctccacctcagcGCCCGGGTGTGGTGTACGAGCCCCAGCTCATGGCGccaccccagcaacagcagcaaggggGTCACTTTTCCATGAGGCCAGCGTACGAAGGCAGTTTCAATGCGCCCCCTCCCAACTTTGACCCTACGCAGATGCAGCATCCAGGGGCGTTGAGGCCATCACCGGGTTATGACAGGCCGGTGTATGAGAGCGGATTGTCGCCAGCGCCGTACGAGCACTCTTATAAGAATAGGAGGGAGAGCTCGATGTTTATGGGGAGTTTGAATCAGCAGCCGAGTAAGAGTCGGTTGAGAGAGTGA
- a CDS encoding uncharacterized protein (EggNog:ENOG503PIKM), translated as MFIKLASFLALAATVTATTPFHTTNATSLYQDNGHGIKWTGVITPGQPKTTLFGTVDEIYNYILAINPNYVAQPLDKSDLALLASPWNEPGTTKLVARQRSKYLDKFPSPVCRVMATGNSRSLDPIINELDILGGICEAPKDACRRVGCKSTTAGYLCGEYGNAAVVACTDVSRRLEVIKRDCCSVIADFGGKPVSGHSKRYDYGVYAGYGNCNHGEDSSPADYPYPGGGINGKC; from the exons ATGTTCATTAAGCTTGCCTCCTTTCTGGCTCTCGCAGCAACTGTG accgccaccaccccgttTCATACCACCAACGCCACCTCCCTGTATCAAGACAACGGCCACGGCATCAAATGGACAGGCGTAATCACCCCCGGTCAGCCTAAAACCACCCTCTTCGGCACCGTTGACGAGATCTACAACTATATCCTCGCAATCAACCCCAACTACGTCGCCCAGCCTCTCGACAAGTCCGATCTTGCCCTGCTCGCCTCCCCCTGGAACGAACCCGGGACCACCAAGCTAGTCGCCCGACAAAGATCAAAATACCTCGACAAGTTCCCCAGCCCCGTGTGCCGCGTCATGGCCACGGGCAACAGCAGATCCCTCGATCCCATAATAAACGAACTGGATATCCTTGGTGGAATATGTGAGGCTCCCAAGGATGCCTGCCGCCGTGTTGGATGCAAGTCGACTACGGCTGGGTATCTTTGTGGT GAATACGGCAACGCAGCTGTGGTTGCATGTACCGATGTGTCACGTCGTCTGGAGGTGATCAAGAGGGACTGCTGTTCGGTGATAGCTGATTTTGGCGGAAAACCAGTGTCGGGACACTCCAAACGTTACGACTACGGTGTGTATGCTGGGTATGGGAACTGTAATCATGGGGAGGATAGCTCGCCGGCTGATTATCCTTATCCTGGGGGTGGAATTAATGGGAAGTGTTAG